cagggtggggagggtgccTGGGCCACCCCCGAGGAGCCACCGGTCGACTACAGCTACTACCAACAGGATGAGGGCTATGGCAGCACCCAGGGCACAGAGTCCTCCCTCTATGCCCATGGCTACCTCAAGGGCGCCAAGGGCCCCGGTATTACTGGAACCAAAGGGGACCCAGCTGGAACAGGTGAGCCCCAGCATCTTTCCCTGAGTCCATTGTGGGGGCCGGCAGGCATAGGGTCCTGGGCTTTGCCATTCACaggctttctcctccctccctgtctctcgtTACAGGTCCTGAggcctccctggagcctggggcagACTCTGTGTCACTGCAGGCTTTCTCCCGTGCTCAGCCTGGTGCCGCTCCTGGCATCTACCAGCAGTCAGCAGCCGAGGCAAGTGGCAGCCAGGGTGCTGCTGCCAACAGCCAGGTAAGGGAGCTCAAGGGGGATCCTGGGGGGGACAGGTGGAGGGATCCTAGGGGGGCACAGGGAGCAGTGACAGACACTGAGCCCTGTTCCCCTGTTTGGCCCTGTGACCAGTCATACACCATCATGTCACCCGCTGTGCTCAAATCTGAGCTCCAGAGCCCCacccatcccagctctgctctgccaCCGGCCACCAGCCCCACTGCCCAGGAGTCCTACAGCCAGTACCGTGAGTAGCCACAGCCtgtgggtgggggttggggagttCCTTAACAAAGCAGAGATGAGTGTGACCCCCTCTTCTCACCCCTCAGCTGTTCCTGATGTCTCCACCTACCAGTACGATGAGACATCCGGCTACTACTATGACCCCCAGACCGGTCTCTACTATGACCCCAACTCCCAGGTGATAGGGCGGCCCAGGGAATGGGGAGAGAGGGGGGTCCAGCAGTTCCTCTTTTCGAGGTCTTCCCTCATGCCCCCTCCTTCCTACCCCTCCCCCAGTATTACTACAACGCTCAGAGCCAGCAATACCTGTATTGGGATGGGGAAAGACGAACCTATGTTCCTGCCCTGGAGCAGTCAGCCGATGGGCATAAGGAGACGGGGGCACCCTCGAAGGAGggcaaagagaagaaggagaagcacAAGACCAAGACAGCCCAACAGGTGAAGACTGGAGTCCAGCAGTCACTGGCAGGCTGTTCAGTGTCTCGCAATGAATGCATTTCTGTCATCTGTTATCCTCCACTGCTAAGGGAGGGGGGTTGCAGGGATGAATACGTAGGCAGTAATTGTGCTCAAGAGAGACCAGGCTCCTGGTCCAGCTCTGCCCTTTGCTGCATGACTTTGAGCCAGGGCAGTCTCCTCAGTATGTGGCAAGGCTACCCACCTCCCTGAGGTGGCCAGTGCCATCCAAGGTGAGCCCTGTCAGCTTTCCTGTCCCCTAGTGGGAACCTtcacgctgctggtgggagtatggGCTGGTACAGACATGCCTGAAGCCAGGCTAGCCCTGTGTGTGGAAGCGAACAGGCATGCATACTCCTTTGGGCCCTGAACCCCACTCATGTGCGtctgtgtctatatgtgtgtatgtccCAGAGAACTGCTTACAGGCCCCTCGGGGGGCAGCAGGAAAACAGCTATCGCAGTGTTTAAGAGCAGTGGGCAGTTGGAGGGAACCTCAGTGTCTGTCTGTGGAGGAAGAGTTTTTGACAGTCTGGGTGTAGCACTTAGAAACAAGAACTAAGTGTTCCCTTGGCAACCTGGTAAATTCTAAAAATGGTCTTGTGCCTGGGGGGAAAGCAGAATATGGAATGTGGTGTAGTATCAggcatgtaaattaaaattatgcaCAGAGAAAGCCATCATGTGCATTTTAGAATGATGAAGTGAAAATACACAGCGAACATAATAGTGTGAGTGCGTGTCAGCAGGATGGGGGCAAAGCCAGAAGGGGGCTTGATGAGGAGCACTGATGACAGAGAAATGGGAACTGTCACTGCTGCCTCTCACCCTTTGCTTGAGGCTGCAGGGCACGGAGGGGCAGGCTGCTTCAGGGGCAGTGGATGGAGTTGGTGGCCCCAGCAGTTGGAGGGTTCCTGAGAACCTCACCCCAACCCTGGCCCCTAGATTGCCAAGGACATGGAACGCTGGGCCCGCAGCCtcaacaagcaaaaagaaaacttcaaaaacagCTTCCAGCCCATCAGCTCCCTGCGAGACGATGAAAGGCGAGAGTCCGCCACCGCAGATGCCGGCTACGCCATCCTGGAGAAGAAGGTGTGTTGTGGCCACCCATCCACACCCCCCCAATTCTTGTCATCCCTCCAGTCCCTCCGTGGAGTCCCtgaatttctctgtctttccacCCCAGGGAGCACTAGCTGAGAGACAGCACACCAGCATGGACCTCCCGAAACTGGCCAGTGATGACCGCCCAGTGAGTGCCCAGGGCAGAAAAGGGGGCAGGGGGCTGTGATCTAGCCAAGCCTTACCTCCCGCACTCACCATCATTTCTACAGAGCCCACCCCGGGGCCTGGTGGCAGCCTACAGTGGGGAGAGCGACagtgaggaggagcaggaacGTGGGGGTCCTGAGCGAGAGGAGAAGCTCACTGACTGGCAGAAGCTGGCCTGTCTGCTCTGCCGGCGCCAGTTCCCCAGCAAGGAGGCACTCATCCGGCACCAGCAGCTCTCCGGGCTTCACAAGGTGACTGAGGGAGGCTTGGCAGGGAACCCTGGCCCAccgcagcccagcccagccagccagGCACTTCACTCCTCGTCCTGTCCCCCTTGCAGCAAAACCTTGAGATTCACCGGCGAGCCCACCTGTCAGAAAACGAGCTGgaagcacttgagaagaatgacaTGGAGGTGAGGTGTGACCCACTCCCGGGCTCCCATCCCTTGTGTCTCTTGCCAAGTCCCTGTCCCCTCAGGCAGCTGGCACTCAAGTTTCTCAGCTGGGTACAACCTGGCTGCCATCAGCCATCTCACGTCCTGTTCTTGCAAGGTTTCTTCCCACTTCCCCTACACTGACTACTTGCGCCCATGATGGACCTCAGATTGTTAGCCAGATCCAGCTCCCCATAGGGCCCCCTCCCCTGTGCCCATGTTTCCTGTAAATAGTAACCAGCTCCcccattctcacacacacaaactttcAGCAAATGAAGTACCGGGACCGTGCAGCTGAACGCAGAGAGAAGTATGGCATCCCTGAGCCGCCAGAGCCCAAGAGGAGGAAGTATGGTGGCATGTCTGCGGCCTCCGTGTGAGTTCCCAGGGCCAGGTGagggggcccagggctggcaggcTGGTCACTCATGCTGTACCACTGCCCCCTGCAGGGACTTTGAGCAGCCCACACGGGATGGGCTGGGCAGTGACAACATTGGCAGTCGCATGCTCCAGGCCATGGGCTGGAAAGAGGGCAGCGGCCTGGGCCGCAAGAAGCAGGGCATTGTGACACCCATTGAAGTGAGTCTCCCATGATCCCTTCCCCATTCTCCAGTCCTCCCCACTTAGCCCTGCCTCGCCCCCATCACCTGGCTTACCTGACAGAGCCTGCCTCCGTTATACAGGCCCAGACACGGGTGCGGGGCTCTGGCTTGGGTGCCCGAGGGAGCTCCTATGGGGTCACCTCCACTGAGTCCTACAAGGAGACACTGCACAAGACAATGGTGACCCGCTTCAACGAGGCCCAGTGAGCAGCTGCGAGAGCTACTTCTATATATGTGGGGTGTCCAGCCCGGGACTGGGGAGGATGAAGTGTTGGGTGATCTGAGCGGAGCCCTGCACCTGTCTACCAGCCCAGTCCCCAGCCAGAGAAGCCCTGACCAAGTCAGACTTTGAGTTGGTGACTTTAGTTGGAGAACTGGGCTGGGAtcatgttcttctttttgtaataaAAGCTCAAAAGCCCACAGCTTGCATATCTCTCTCTCATGTTCCCTCATAGTTTGTGGCCCACagacagaggaaaataaacacagatgGACAAGGGGCCTCGTCAGGCCTAGGTGGGTAGCAGTGATGGCATTCACAGTGTCTAGTGCATCTAGCTACCACTTTagtcggggggcggggggaggcggtGCAGAATATAGGATTCTGGCCTGTACCCCAGCCCACAAGATCCTGGTCACAGCCCCTCACCATTGTCAGGTCCAGCAGGTCATGTTGCACCACCAGGGCACTATCAGGCTTAAAGTCCCCCTGGGTCAGAGCCAGGACTGGGAACCCCCCATCCGTGGTGTCGCCACCCCACAGCTGCACTTGCTCTACAATCATAAAGCTAAACAGTGCTTGGCCCTCCCTGGGTCTCGGGACCATGCCCGAGGGCATCTCCAAGTGGACAACAATGAGCACTCTGGTGCCAGTAGGCCCTGTCCCCTAAACAGGCTGATGACCCCAGAGGAGTGGAGATAGAGAAGCTCAGCCTGCCAATCCCAGGTCCCAGGGCTGCCCCACCAGGACCACTTGGGTCCACCCTCGTCCCCTTCCTCTCCACAGAGAGTTAGCACAGTGCCCCACCCCTCCAGTCACTGCCAGCCAATCTGCACCCTGTGATTCCCAAGTCTGTGTGTACTGAGCACAGGTGTGAGTGCTGGGGCTGCCCTCTCCAGGGCTGCGAACTGCCCCTCCCCTAAACAGACAGGCATACCTCGCTTCATTGCACTTCAATTTATTATGCTTTGCAGATaatgtgttttttacaagaccccctgccagcaaaaagattatgattcattgaaggctcagatgatggttagcatgtTTTGGCAGTAAAGTGCTTTTTATTTAAGGTATATACATtggttttttagacataatgctattgcacacttaaaggactacagtatagtataaacataacttttatatatactgggaaaccaaaaaatttgtgactCGCTTTGTTATGGTGGTTTGGAACCAAACCCataatatctctgaggtatgcctgtacatGCTTGTGAGACAAGAAGGTGGAAGGGAGGTGGCGTAGGAAGAGCAGTTGTCCCAAAGCCCCTCCCCCACTTACTGGTATGCATTGTCACATCACCCTGTACCGGTTGTAGGAGGTGGGGTTAGAAAGAAGGGGGCCTCTAGAGGTGGAATGGTGCCAATCTGGGGTAGGGGTGTTGCccagtgagagagggaggggatgcaggagaggggagagggagaggaaatagGAATAGAAAGAGACCACCTGGAAGAGCCTCAGTGTCAGGATGGGTGGCATTTAGTCTGGAGGCACTCCCatgttcccttccttcttcccatcccCCAGAGCACGGCTCCCAGAATCCCACAAGGAACCCTCATACTGGCTGGCAGTagtaaatggtacagccattgtggaaaactgtttggctGTTTTGTATAAAGCTTACACTTAccctataacccagcaattccattatTAGATATTTGCCCCAAATAATTGCAAATGTGTCTGCCAAAAGACGCGTTATATGTATACTAATAGCAGCtgtattcataacagccaaaaactggcaACAACCGAAATATtcaagagaatggataaattatggtagatttatacaatggaatacagctcagcaatataaaggaacaaaatactgatACGAACATTAACATGAACGAATCTCACAAACATGTTGAGTGACaaaagtcagacaaaaaagagtacatactgtatgattccatttacgtgaagTTCTCCATCAGGCGGAACACATTTAGTAGTCagagtggggtggaggtggggagggtgttATTCACTGGAAAGGGTTGCAAGGTAGCTTTCTGGAATAATGAAAAGGTTCTGTATCCTGGCTGGTCACACGTGTATACTTAACTAAAAATTCAACAAGCTGTATAACTAAAATCGGAGcattttatcatatgtaaattAGACAAGAAATTGGGAAAAGACCACCAGAGCAAACCTccataagaaggaaggaaataagagaagaacagaaagagatGCAATAGGGAGGAAAACAACAGgttaataaaaccaaaagcagaatctttgaaacaaaaattaagaggaaagacAGACCTCTGGCAAGACTGATCAATTAAAGAAGACAGTAGATGCAAaccaaatacaaaattaaatttgtagtttAATTTTGTAGTAAATCTGTAGTACAGATGTcacagagcttttaaaaataatgaaagtataTCTGAAAGTCTAAATGAAATGAATACATCCCTAGAAGGATATAAAATGTGGAAACTTCCATGAAGAAACCGCTTACTTGAACAGAgcaaaaagtaataaagaaattgaaatggtaGTCAAaagcttccctctccccaccaaaaaaaggaTCCAGATGGTTTTTATAGGTTTGATCTACCAAACTCCCAAAGAACagttaattgcttttttttttttttgaggaagattagccctgagctaactactgccaatctccctctttttgctgaggaagactggccctgagctaacatccatgcccatcctcctccacgttgtatgtgggacgcctaccacagcatgtctatTTTATGAGACTAGCATAATCTCCATCCCCAAAACAGATGAGACaatacaagaagagaaaatttcaagCCCATTTCACGTATACCTGAAGATGTAAAAATCCGTAATAAAATCTTAGCTAAATGAAGCCAATAGTATATTTAGCAAATATGTTTTGATCGAATAGAGTTTATCCCAGGAGGGCAAAATTGGGTCAACAACAGAAAAGCGAGTATGTATGTAGTTCTCCACTAACAGACCAAAAGTAAACAATCGTCTCAATCACAGAAAAAGCGTTTGATAAGGTTCAAGAATCTGTGAATCTATACTTATATACTTATAatggataaaagaataaataaatggaggaggaaagaaatatctTCCTTAGAGTAGAATGTCAGCTAATTACAGAACAGTGATGGAACTATGGGTGCTAAAACTAGTGGTTACACtttgatgagaaacaggatatttacatagatTCAAAGTATCTCTCCATGAAATACATTAGTTAATTCCTAAGGGAACAACATTATCTTTCctgtggagaaacctggcagccCCCATCTTAATGAATGGAACAAAGTGAACATTATCCACATTAAAATCATGAGCCATCTGATAGGATGAAATGAGGAGACAGCATATCCAAGATGCAGAAGCTGAATCTaaccatgaggaaacatcagacaacgccgaactgagggacattctacaaaattccAGGCTTGTAATCTTCCAAAGGTCATAAAAATCATAAAGGTCAAGGGAAGACTGAAGAACTGTTCCAGAGTGAAGGAGACATGCCATTTGaatgttcaaatgtcacctccttaatGAGTCCTGCCCTGGCTACCCCATTTAGAATTCCAAACCCTCCCCTGCCACACTCCTATGACCCCTTCTGAGCATTACTTTTCTCCATAACGCTTCTCACCTTCTAATGTACcatgtgttttcttcctttcccatattgtctgtctccttcactagaATGAAAGCTCCACGAGGGAAGGGACTTTGGTGTGCCTTGCTCACCTGTGTCCTAAATGCCTAGAACTGAGTTTGGCAGGTACCAGACCTTGGAAGCACGAATAAATACACCACAACTGTTCAAATCACTCTCATCCTCAagactccattttttaaaaaggctaataTATAAAAAGTTCCTTAAAATCCATAAGAAGTACAATAACCCAATAGATAATGGATAAGGGACACACACAAAATTCCTAGAAAACAGACTGTAAAtacctttcaaaaaaattttttttcttgaggaagattagccctgagctaacatctgctgccagtcctcctctttttgctgaggaagcctggccctgagctaacatccgtgcccatcttcccctactttatacgtgggacgcctgccacagcatggcttgccaagcggtgccatgtccgcacccgggatccaaaccagcaaactccaggccgccaaagcggaacgtgcaaacttaactgctccaccaccgggctggcccctgtaaatACCTTTAAATCTATGAAAAGATACCCAACCTCACTCCTAATAAGAGAAACGCAAATTATAATTACATGGGATTGGCAAACAACCTAAATTCTGACAATCCACTCAGTGAGGCTGTGAACCAGCAGGCACTCTCATACATGGCTGGAAGCAATGTAAAATGCTACAACTCTCGCCCcagcctccccctctccctctgtttTTTCTGCTTCCCTATTTCCACAGGCTTTTGCTCAAGCTGTTCCCTCCAactggaatgcccttccctctCGGGAAAGTCCAAATGCAGCCTCAATTAGTCCCACTGATCCATTTGAAGGCAATCAATTCTTCAGAGAAGAACTCGGCCACACCTATGGCTTCAGTTGTCACCTCCGATGGTCCCCAAATCTGTACCTCCAGCCCAGACCACCCCCTGAATTTCAGACCCGGTCCCCGACTGTTCACTCAACTGACACATACCAGACCTTGGATgtctaacaggcatctcaaatGTAATACATCCCAAACCAAGCTCCTGATCTTGCCCTACACCTGCTCCTCATGAAATACTTCCCATGTCAGTGGAtgacaactccatccttccagctgcTCAGGCTGCTTCCAGTCAGCCAGGACTCCTCTCTATTTTTCATGCCCCATGTCTGATCTCTTGGCAAATCCTGGCCTTTACCTTCAAAATCAATCCAGAGTCCAAGCCCCCTCACCACTTCCATTTTCACCGCCTGAGCCTTATCCTCTCATCATTTCCTGGACTCTTGCAGTGGCCTTCCCACTCGTTTTTCTGCTTCCCCCTTTCCCCTTACAGTTTGTTCTCTCCACACAGAGCAGCTAGATTGTTTAttctaaaacataatttatataatgtgACTCCCCTGCTTTTACGGCCCCCCACAGATCttagaataaaaaccaaacatttcAGTCTGACTTACAATGCCCTACTTGACAGCCTCAGATCTCATCTCCCAACGAtctcttcctcactcccctccAGCACAGGCTTCCGTGCTCTTCCTCAAACCTGCCAAGAACTTCCAACCTTAAGACTTTGCAACTGACGTTCCCTCCTCCGTCCGGAATGCTTTCCCTCATGTCCACACATGGCTCGCTTCCTCACTTTTCGCATgccccctcctcagagaggcATTCCCTGACGACTGTACATGGGGTATCAGGGGAGGTCTCTCTGAGATGAGGCAAAGgatacagaagaaggaaaagaaaaatctgagggAAGAG
This DNA window, taken from Equus przewalskii isolate Varuska chromosome X, EquPr2, whole genome shotgun sequence, encodes the following:
- the RBM10 gene encoding RNA-binding protein 10 isoform X12, with the protein product MVVGAPAPFLSPPFCAGDRGRRGVGGSGFPGEGSALGASPLPAPLPSCLQPWTWLLPGAAPAELGELEEVAAGRGDVWEPSLDSPGREESLQETSPRLADHGGSSGGGWEVKRSQRLRRGPSSPRRPYQDMEYERRGGRGDRTGRYGATDRSQDDGGENRSRDHDYRDMDYRSYPREYGSQEGKHDYDDSSEEQSAEIRGQLQSHGVQAREVRLMRNKSSGQSRGFAFVEFSHLQDATRWMEANQHSLNILGQKVSMHYSDPKPKINEDWLCNKCGVQNFKRREKCFKCGVPKSEAEQKLPLGARLDQQTLPLGGRELSQGLLPLPQPYQAQGVLASQALSQGSEPSSENANDTIILRNLNPHSTMDSILGALAPYAVLSSSNVRVIKDKQTQLNRGFAFIQLSTIEAAQLLQILQALHPPLTIDGKTINVEFAKGSKRDMASNEGSRINAASVASTAIAAAQWAISQDEGYGSTQGTESSLYAHGYLKGAKGPGITGTKGDPAGTGPEASLEPGADSVSLQAFSRAQPGAAPGIYQQSAAEASGSQGAAANSQSYTIMSPAVLKSELQSPTHPSSALPPATSPTAQESYSQYPVPDVSTYQYDETSGYYYDPQTGLYYDPNSQYYYNAQSQQYLYWDGERRTYVPALEQSADGHKETGAPSKEGKEKKEKHKTKTAQQIAKDMERWARSLNKQKENFKNSFQPISSLRDDERRESATADAGYAILEKKGALAERQHTSMDLPKLASDDRPSPPRGLVAAYSGESDSEEEQERGGPEREEKLTDWQKLACLLCRRQFPSKEALIRHQQLSGLHKQNLEIHRRAHLSENELEALEKNDMEQMKYRDRAAERREKYGIPEPPEPKRRKYGGMSAASVDFEQPTRDGLGSDNIGSRMLQAMGWKEGSGLGRKKQGIVTPIEAQTRVRGSGLGARGSSYGVTSTESYKETLHKTMVTRFNEAQ
- the RBM10 gene encoding RNA-binding protein 10 isoform X11 translates to MVVGAPAPFLSPPFCAGDRGRRGVGGSGFPGEGSALGASPLPAPLPSCLQPWTWLLPGAAPAELGELEEVAAGRGDVWEPSLDSPGREESLQETSPRLADHGGSSGGGWEVKRSQRLRRGPSSPRRPYQDMEYERRGGRGDRTGRYGATDRSQDDGGENRSRDHDYRDMDYRSYPREYGSQEGKHDYDDSSEEQSAEIRGQLQSHGVQAREVRLMRNKSSGQSRGFAFVEFSHLQDATRWMEANQHSLNILGQKVSMHYSDPKPKINEDWLCNKCGVQNFKRREKCFKCGVPKSEAEQKLPLGARLDQQTLPLGGRELSQGLLPLPQPYQAQGVLASQALSQGSEPSSENANDTIILRNLNPHSTMDSILGALAPYAVLSSSNVRVIKDKQTQLNRGFAFIQLSTIVEAAQLLQILQALHPPLTIDGKTINVEFAKGSKRDMASNEGSRINAASVASTAIAAAQWAISQDEGYGSTQGTESSLYAHGYLKGAKGPGITGTKGDPAGTGPEASLEPGADSVSLQAFSRAQPGAAPGIYQQSAAEASGSQGAAANSQSYTIMSPAVLKSELQSPTHPSSALPPATSPTAQESYSQYPVPDVSTYQYDETSGYYYDPQTGLYYDPNSQYYYNAQSQQYLYWDGERRTYVPALEQSADGHKETGAPSKEGKEKKEKHKTKTAQQIAKDMERWARSLNKQKENFKNSFQPISSLRDDERRESATADAGYAILEKKGALAERQHTSMDLPKLASDDRPSPPRGLVAAYSGESDSEEEQERGGPEREEKLTDWQKLACLLCRRQFPSKEALIRHQQLSGLHKQNLEIHRRAHLSENELEALEKNDMEQMKYRDRAAERREKYGIPEPPEPKRRKYGGMSAASVDFEQPTRDGLGSDNIGSRMLQAMGWKEGSGLGRKKQGIVTPIEAQTRVRGSGLGARGSSYGVTSTESYKETLHKTMVTRFNEAQ
- the RBM10 gene encoding RNA-binding protein 10 isoform X9, which produces MSGSPPLTARAEKVSVDAGRGGGESLQETSPRLADHGGSSGGGWEVKRSQRLRRGPSSPRRPYQDMEYERRGGRGDRTGRYGATDRSQDDGGENRSRDHDYRDMDYRSYPREYGSQEGKHDYDDSSEEQSAEDSYEASPGSETQRRRRRRHRHSPTGPPGFPRDGDYRDQDYRTEQGEEEEEDEEEEEEEKASNIVMLRMLPQAATEDDIRGQLQSHGVQAREVRLMRNKSSGQSRGFAFVEFSHLQDATRWMEANQHSLNILGQKVSMHYSDPKPKINEDWLCNKCGVQNFKRREKCFKCGVPKSEAEQKLPLGARLDQQTLPLGGRELSQGLLPLPQPYQAQGVLASQALSQGSEPSSENANDTIILRNLNPHSTMDSILGALAPYAVLSSSNVRVIKDKQTQLNRGFAFIQLSTIVEAAQLLQILQALHPPLTIDGKTINVEFAKGSKRDMASNEGSRINAASVASTAIAAAQWAISQDEGYGSTQGTESSLYAHGYLKGAKGPGITGTKGDPAGTGPEASLEPGADSVSLQAFSRAQPGAAPGIYQQSAAEASGSQGAAANSQSYTIMSPAVLKSELQSPTHPSSALPPATSPTAQESYSQYPVPDVSTYQYDETSGYYYDPQTGLYYDPNSQYYYNAQSQQYLYWDGERRTYVPALEQSADGHKETGAPSKEGKEKKEKHKTKTAQQIAKDMERWARSLNKQKENFKNSFQPISSLRDDERRESATADAGYAILEKKGALAERQHTSMDLPKLASDDRPSPPRGLVAAYSGESDSEEEQERGGPEREEKLTDWQKLACLLCRRQFPSKEALIRHQQLSGLHKQNLEIHRRAHLSENELEALEKNDMEQMKYRDRAAERREKYGIPEPPEPKRRKYGGMSAASVDFEQPTRDGLGSDNIGSRMLQAMGWKEGSGLGRKKQGIVTPIEAQTRVRGSGLGARGSSYGVTSTESYKETLHKTMVTRFNEAQ
- the RBM10 gene encoding RNA-binding protein 10 isoform X10 yields the protein MSGSPPLTARAEKVSVDAGRGGGESLQETSPRLADHGGSSGGGWEVKRSQRLRRGPSSPRRPYQDMEYERRGGRGDRTGRYGATDRSQDDGGENRSRDHDYRDMDYRSYPREYGSQEGKHDYDDSSEEQSAEDSYEASPGSETQRRRRRRHRHSPTGPPGFPRDGDYRDQDYRTEQGEEEEEDEEEEEEEKASNIVMLRMLPQAATEDDIRGQLQSHGVQAREVRLMRNKSSGQSRGFAFVEFSHLQDATRWMEANQHSLNILGQKVSMHYSDPKPKINEDWLCNKCGVQNFKRREKCFKCGVPKSEAEQKLPLGARLDQQTLPLGGRELSQGLLPLPQPYQAQGVLASQALSQGSEPSSENANDTIILRNLNPHSTMDSILGALAPYAVLSSSNVRVIKDKQTQLNRGFAFIQLSTIEAAQLLQILQALHPPLTIDGKTINVEFAKGSKRDMASNEGSRINAASVASTAIAAAQWAISQDEGYGSTQGTESSLYAHGYLKGAKGPGITGTKGDPAGTGPEASLEPGADSVSLQAFSRAQPGAAPGIYQQSAAEASGSQGAAANSQSYTIMSPAVLKSELQSPTHPSSALPPATSPTAQESYSQYPVPDVSTYQYDETSGYYYDPQTGLYYDPNSQYYYNAQSQQYLYWDGERRTYVPALEQSADGHKETGAPSKEGKEKKEKHKTKTAQQIAKDMERWARSLNKQKENFKNSFQPISSLRDDERRESATADAGYAILEKKGALAERQHTSMDLPKLASDDRPSPPRGLVAAYSGESDSEEEQERGGPEREEKLTDWQKLACLLCRRQFPSKEALIRHQQLSGLHKQNLEIHRRAHLSENELEALEKNDMEQMKYRDRAAERREKYGIPEPPEPKRRKYGGMSAASVDFEQPTRDGLGSDNIGSRMLQAMGWKEGSGLGRKKQGIVTPIEAQTRVRGSGLGARGSSYGVTSTESYKETLHKTMVTRFNEAQ